In a genomic window of Gallus gallus isolate bGalGal1 chromosome 39 unlocalized genomic scaffold, bGalGal1.mat.broiler.GRCg7b 39_unloc1, whole genome shotgun sequence:
- the DPF2 gene encoding zinc finger protein ubi-d4 (The RefSeq protein has 1 frameshift compared to this genomic sequence) — MAAVVQNVVKLLGEQYYRDAMEQCHNYNARLCAERSVRLPFLDSQTGVAQSNCYIWMEKRHRGPGLAAGQLYSYPARRWRKKRRAHPPEDPRLSFPSIKPDTDQTLKKEGLISQDGSSLEALLRTDPLEKRSLPDPRMDDDSLGEFPVTNSRARKRILEPDDFLDDLDDEDYEEDTPKRRGKGKAKGKGVGGARKKLDAAILEDRDKPYACDNSYKQKHSLKPPDRVCGKRYKNRPGLSYHYAHSHLAEEEGDDKDDSQPPTPVSQRSEEQKSKKGPDGLALPNNYCDFCLGDSKINKKTGQPEELVSCSDCGRSGHPSCLQFTPVMMAAVKTYRWQCIECKCCNICGTSENDDQLLFCDDCDRGYHMYCLTPPMSEPPEGSWSCHLCLDLLKEKASIYQNQNNS, encoded by the exons ATGGCGGCGGTGGTACAGAATGTGGTGAAGCT CCTTGGCGAGCAGTACTACAGGGATGCCATGGAGCAGTGCCACAACTACAACGCCCGGCTCTGCGCTGAGCGCAGCGTCCGTTTGCCCTTCCTCGACTCACAGACTGGCGTGGCTCAGAGCAACTGCTACATCTGGATGGAGAAGAGGCACCGTGGGCCAG GTTTAGCAGCGGGGCAGCTTTATTCCTATCCTGCACGTCGTTGGAGGAAAAAA CGCCGTGCTCATCCTCCGGAGGACCCGAggctctccttcccttccatcAAACCGG acaCCGACCAGACCCTGAAGAAGGAAGGGCTGATCTCACAGGACGGCAGCAGCCTGGAGGCACTGCTGAGGACTGACCCCCTGGAGAAGCGCTCCCTCCCGGACCCCCGCATGGACGATGACAGCCTGGGCGAGTTCCCCGTCACCAACAGCCGTGCACGGAAG CGCATCCTGGAGCCGGACGATTTCCTGGATGATTTGGATGATGAGGACTATGAGGAGGACACACCAAAgcggagggggaaggggaaagcaaAG GGCAAAGGCGTTGGAGGTGCACGCAAGAAGCTGGATGCTGCCATTTTGGAGGACAGGGACAAACCCTACGCGTGCGACA acagtTACAAACAAAAGCATTCCCTGAAACCTCCCGACCGAG TCTGCGGGAAGCGGTACAAAAACAGACCGGGGCTGAGCTACCACTACGCGCACTCACACCTGGCCGAGGAGGAGGGCGACGACAAGGACGACTcgcagccccccacccccgtCTCACAGCGCTCCGAGGAGCAGAAGT CCAAGAAGGGCCCCGATGGGTTGGCTCTGCCCAACAATTACTGCGACTTCTGCCTGGGGGACTCCAAAATCAACAAGAAGACGGGGCAGCCCGAGGAGTTGGTCTCGTGCTCCGACTGCGGCCGATCGG gaCACCCCTCGTGCCTGCAGTTCACCCCGGTGATGATGGCGGCCGTGAAGACGTACCGCTGGCAGTGCATCGAGTGCAAGTGCTGCAACATCTGCGGCACCTCCGAGAACGAC GACCAGTTGCTCTTCTGTGACGACTGTGACCGTGGTTACCACATGTACTGCCTCACACCCCCCATGTCGGAGCCCCCCGAGG ggagctggagctgccacCTGTGTCTGGACCTGCTGAAGGAGAAAGCCTCCATCTATCAGAACCAGAACAACTCCTGa
- the CDC42EP2 gene encoding cdc42 effector protein 2: protein MSTKAPIYLKRGSRKGKKEKLRDILSSDMISPPLGDFRHTIHIGSGGESDMFGDISFLQGKFHLLPRTESGFHSDKDSPEAAPFEFSRTATISGRQQATETSSPLLKNAISLPVIGGPQALTLPSAQAPPKPPRLHLDDKAAAAAAAVPRPCSPQNGFSEEKSSPEPFLSHAGSLLSLHVDLGPSILEDVLQVMEKHQGEKTAQDSGRQEILT, encoded by the coding sequence ATGTCCACCAAGGCGCCCATCTACCTGAAGCGGGGCAGCaggaagggcaagaaggagaaGCTCCGCGACATCCTCTCGTCCGACATGATCAGCCCCCCGCTGGGGGACTTCCGCCACACCATCCACATCGGCAGTGGCGGCGAAAGCGACATGTTTGGGGACATCTCCTTCCTCCAGGGGAAATTCCACCTCCTCCCCAGGACCGAGAGCGGCTTCCATTCCGACAAGGACAGCCCCGAGGCCGCTCCCTTCGAGTTCTCCAGGACGGCCACCATCTCCGGCCGCCAGCAGGCGACCGAaacctcctctcccctcctcaaAAACGCCATTTCGTTGCCCGTCATCGGGGGGCCGCAAGCTTTGACCCTTCCTTCCGCCCAAgcacccccaaaacccccacgGCTCCACCTGGATGACaaagccgccgccgccgccgctgccgtCCCGCgtccctgcagcccacagaaCGGTTTCTCGGAGGAGAAGAGCAGCCCCGAGCCCTTCCTCTCGCACGCCggctccctcctctccctccacgTGGATTTGGGGCCGTCCATCCTGGAGGACGTGCTGCAGGTGATGGAGAAGCACCAAGGGGAGAAGACGGCGCAGGATTCGGGCCGGCAGGAGATCCTGACATGA
- the LOC107049971 gene encoding LOW QUALITY PROTEIN: solute carrier family 22 member 6 isoform X1 (The sequence of the model RefSeq protein was modified relative to this genomic sequence to represent the inferred CDS: deleted 1 base in 1 codon), which yields MTFVELLALLGGMGRFQVRYVAALAAPLLMLASHNLLQNFTAGVPDHHCRPRAVTNATAMADVPLVVTIPSDGQRRPQRCRRYVEPQWHLLDVNGTGGGYGVGGGYGVAKANGVANGSGMANVGISGVTSTNGMANVGIYGVTGTNGMAKANGMDDVNGMANVKGMDDDVKGMANPKGMDGDVKGMANPKGTADANANYGMGDGGAATEPCRDGWVYHDGVFAHTIISEWDLVCEAKTLRQLAQSIYMAGILLGSGVVGILSDKLGRRLLLSWCYLQLGAAGVGTAVAPTFIIYCICRFLGGVAMAGVSLNSASLCMEWIPTSARAAVGTLNGYSYTAGQFLLAAVAFALPRWRQLQLAVSAPFFLFFLYSWFFVESARWQLISGRADLALKGLRRVARINGRKEEGEKLSEETLRAMVCREEPMPGGALPALVRTPGMRIVSCGVCFVWFSTSFAYYGLAMDLQGFGVDVYLSQLIFAAVDIPAKLVSVVVISGAGRRVAQAAALGLAGICILANAIVPMELRVPRMALAVVGKGALAASFNCAYIFTGELFPTAIRQTGMGLGGSMARVGSMVAPLVRMGADVAPLLPPIVYGAAPIVAAIAALFLPETRNAPLPETVEDVERRAGYRKDDDVTIPLSATRTQDSA from the exons ATGACCTTCGTggagctgctggccctgctgggcGGGATGGGCCGCTTCCAGGTGCGCTACGTGGCCGCTTTGGCCGCCCCACTGCTGATGTTGGCCAGCCATAACCTCCTGCAGAACTTCACCGCCGGCGTCCCCGACCACCACTGCCGGCCCCGCGCCGTCACCAACGCCACCGCCATGGCCGACGTCCCCCTGGTCGTCACCATCCCCTCCGACGGCCAACGGAGACCGCAGCGCTGCCGGCGTTACGTGGAGCCCCAATGGCACCTCCTGGACGTCAATGGGACGGGCGGCGGCTACGGGGTGGGCGGCGGCTATGGGGTGGCCAAAGCCAATGGGGTGGCCAACGGCAGCGGGATGGCCAACGTCGGCATCAGTGGGGT GACCAGCACCAATGGGATGGCCAACGTCGGCATCTATGGGGTGACCGGCACCAATGGGATGGCCAAAGCCAATGGGATGGATGACGTCAATGGGATGGCCAACGTCAAAGGGATGGATGATGACGTCAAAGGGATGGCCAACCCCAAAGGGATGGATGGTGACGTCAAAGGGATGGCCAACCCCAAAGGGACGGCCGACGCCAACGCCAACTATGGGATGGGTGACGGCGGGGCGGCCACCGAGCCGTGTCGCGACGGTTGGGTCTATCACGACGGCGTCTTCGCTCACACCATCATCAGTGAG TGGGACCTGGTGTGCGAGGCGAAGACGCTGCGGCAGTTGGCGCAGTCCATCTACATGGCGGGGATCCTGCTGGGATCCGGAGTCGTCGGGATCCTCTCCGACAA GTTGGGCCGCCGGCTGCTGCTCTCGTGGTGTTACCTGCAGTTGGGGGCCGCGGGGGTGGGCACAGCGGTCGCCCCCACCTTCATCATTTACTGCATCTGCCGCTTCCTGGGGGGGGTCGCCATGGCGGGGGTGTCCCTCAACTCTGCGTCCCTCT GCATGGAGTGGATCCCCACGTCGGCCCGCGCGGCGGTGGGGACGCTGAACGGTTACAGCTACACGGCGGGGCAGTTCCTGTTGGCCGCCGTCGCCTTCGCGCTGCCCCGAtggcggcagctgcagctcgcCGTGTCGGCgcccttcttcctcttcttcctctactcatg GTTCTTTGTGGAGTCGGCGCGCTGGCAGCTCATCTCCGGC CGCGCTGATTTGGCTCTGAAAGGGCTGCGCAGAGTGGCCCGAATCAAtggcaggaaggaggagggggagaaacTCAGCGAGGAG acacTGCGGGCAATGGTGTGCCGGGAGGAGCCGATGCCCGGGGGGGCTCTGCCTGCCCTCGTCCGCACCCCCGGGATGAGGATTGTGTCCTGCGGCGTCTGCTTCGTCTG GTTCTCCACCAGCTTTGCCTATTATGGGCTGGCCATGGACCTGCAGGGCTTTGGGGTGGACGTCTACCTGAGCCAACTGATTTTTGCCGCGGTGGACATCCCGGCCAAATTGGTGTCGGTGGTGGTGATCAGTGGGGCCGGACGGCGCGTGGCGCAGGCGGCGGCTTTGGGGCTGGCTGGGATCTGCATCCTCGCCAACGCCATCGTGCCAATGG AGCTGCGCGTGCCGCGGATGGCGCTGGCGGTGGTGGGGAAGGGCGCGTTGGCCGCATCCTTCAACTGCGCCTACATCTTCACCGGGGAGCTCTTCCCCACCGCCATCAG GCAGacggggatggggctggggggcagcaTGGCTCGGGTAGGCAGCATGGTGGCCCCATTGGTGCGGATGGGGGCCGACGtggccccactgctgccccccaTCGTCTATGGGGCGGCCCCCATCGTGGCGGCCATCGCTGCTCTTTTCCTCCCTGAAACACGCAACGCTCCGCTGCCCGAAACTGTGGAGGACGTGGAGAGGCG CGCGGGCTACCGGAAGGACGATGACGTCACCATCCCCCTGAGCGCCACCAGGACCCAGGACAGCGCCTGA
- the B3GAT3 gene encoding LOW QUALITY PROTEIN: galactosylgalactosylxylosylprotein 3-beta-glucuronosyltransferase 3 isoform X1 (The sequence of the model RefSeq protein was modified relative to this genomic sequence to represent the inferred CDS: deleted 1 base in 1 codon), translated as MRVRLKSVFVLYLVVSLLGLLCALLQLGQPCDCSRRSGGGLKEGMRDPPPTPIAAGGEALPTIFVVTPTYARPVQKAELVRLSQTLLHVPSLHWLVVEDSAAPTPLVGGLLASSGLSYTHLYAPTPPGKRRKPGDPPWLRARGVEQRNRALRWLRETRRPGESGVVYFADDDNTYSLRLFQEMRSTRGVSVWPVGLVGGLRFERPLVEGGRVVGFHTAWKPERPFPLDMAGFAVGLPLLLAHPGARFDPEAERGYLESSLLGGLVTPAQLEPKADNCTQVLVWHTRTEKPKLRQEEQLQREGRGSDPHIEV; from the exons atGCGGGTGAGGCTGAAGAGCGTCTTTGTGCTGTACCTCGTggtgtcgctgctggggctgctctgcgcGCTGCTGCAGCTCG GGCAGCCCTGCGACTGCTCACGGAGGAGTGGGGGGGGGTTAAAGGAAGGGAtgcgggaccccccccccacccccatcgCAGCT gggggagaagcGCTGCCCACCATCTTCGTGGTGACCCCCACCTACGCCAG ACCTGTGCAGAAGGCCGAATTGGTGCGGCTCTCCCAGACGCTCCTCCACGTCCCGTCGCTGCATTGGTTGGTGGTGGAGGACTccgcagcccccaccccattaGTGGGGGGGCTTTTGGCCTCCAGCGGGCTCAGTTACACCCACCTTTACGCCCCGACCCCCCCCGGA AAGCGTCGCAAACCCGGGGACCCCCCCTGGCTTCGCGCCCGGGGGGTGGAACAGCGGAACCGAGCGCTGCGATGGCTGCGGGAAACGCGGCGGCCCGGAGAGAGCGGCGTGGTTTACTTTGCTGATGATGACAACACGTACAGCCTGAGGCTCTTCCAGGAG ATGCGCAGTACCCGGGGGGTCTCAGTCTGGCCGGTGGGGCTGGTGGGGGGGCTGCGTTTCGAACGGCCTTTGGTGGAGGGGGGGCGCGTGGTGGGCTTCCACACGGCCTGGAAACCCGAGCGGCCCTTCCCCCTGGACATGGCGGGGTTCGCCGTGGGGCTGCCCCTCTTATTGGCCCACCCCGGGGCACGTTTCGACCCCGAGGCTGAGAGGGGGTACCTGGAGAGCAGTTTGCTTGGGGGGCTGGTGACCCCCGCCCAGCTGGAACCCAAGGCTGACAACTGCACACAG gtgctGGTGTGGCACACGCGGACAGAGAAACCCAAACtgcggcaggaggagcagctgcagcgCGAGGGGAGGGGGTCCGACCCCCACATCGAGGTCTGA